A single window of Channa argus isolate prfri chromosome 10, Channa argus male v1.0, whole genome shotgun sequence DNA harbors:
- the si:ch211-153b23.3 gene encoding uncharacterized protein si:ch211-153b23.3 encodes MATSDGFPASFYGEPGVLGMLSNGISAFLVLLQNFNSARTGITPVGVENILAGVHLILIGGICQLVAGLLSFRKYDHLSGTAFIGYAALWSSYGATRIYFGALSETQTTAFLPYQMINNASFPTNMTGRSCLNATSDAACLVFLSLKESAIAGLVPYILLSFLLAFCSATVNYIMPFVFGAITATLIFEAVGLVGGSWALVVSGVLELLILTFAIYGSAALLVKSLTQRLVLKGFGTPLFNVLLLGTANSASAQSIGQEKKKNTKYAEPMALGFFCDTVAPFIFAFYNFGYMKSFGLGAAWVSIITVAQLFSSYYAHLRQDCYHTTKFGLHATYWLIMAWDEFLVSTVIVEDSKVVSARDSMVGNWFFVVAGLVLFVGSLNMDVLELIHNMLFVLLTVSTIPQIPRQAYYIFFGVACSLFTAASLYGTFSRLINTIAEKSLIPVGPQPVSTDQLKKVLKCCSSKLGDQEALPQTDKASDALFYLSNGVAALSAIHGSGSSTNPAFLHLTVPWVLISGAIIQIYISRLQVTGGGRFGSVISSIYVAVWATWTWFRFAGNLLQLSTGAAYGFTAGVIAFLVINAFLVLIAAYRNLVLLFLTTIMEVALVCFLLSTMRRLPYELEIAMLALLSIISVYGALASLVNCIFSQRLLPMGPALLKERVMQDSSPELPCPVANSRLTSGLLKIAGLLEEGGVCGIPTDTVYALAASCKNPQAIEKIYNIKERPAEKPICICISSVEQLVATKPPFSPLLWEFMRNVYPGGISCIVSKGDWLFRLGVGAAYDRVGTKDTIMIRVPDHTVTAHLCNITGPLAITSANPSGEPDSTHHSMIINRLGHKIQGVLCDGDSNELVGSTVVNCLKIDEGIITILREGCVPAVKIHQIFDRVKSSMV; translated from the exons ATGGCAACATCAGATGGTTTTCCAGCTAGTTTTTATGGTGAACCAGGTGTGTTAGGGATGTTATCCAATGGCATCAGTGCATTCCTCGTACTTCTGCAGAACTTTAATTCAGCACGCACTGGCATCACTCCAGTAGGGGTGGAGAACATCCTTGCAG GTGTTCACCTTATTCTGATTGGTGGTATATGTCAACTGGTGGCTGGACTGCTTTCCTTCAGAAAATATGACCATTTAAGTGGCACTGCCTTCATTGGCTACGCGGCTCTCTGGAGCAGTTATGGTGCCACCCGAATCTACTTTGGTGCCTTATCTGAAACTCAAACCACAGCATTTTTGCCCTATCAAATGATTAACAACGCATCCTTTCCCACTAATATGACCGGCCGCAGTTGCCTGAATGCCACCTCTGATGCTGCTTGCCTGGTATTTCTTTCCTTAAAAGAGTCAGCAATTGCAGGTCTAGTCCCTTATATCCTTCTGTCCTTCCTCTTGGCCTTCTGCTCTGCCACAGTCAACTACATCATGCCTTTTGTTTTTGGGGCCATCACAGCCACCTTAATCTTTGAAGCAGTAGGTCTGGTAGGGGGATCCTGGGCTCTTGTGGTCTCTGGGGTTCTGGAGTTGCTCATTCTGACCTTTGCTATTTATGGTTCGGCTGCACTGCTTGTCAAAAGTCTGACTCAGCGACTAGTCCTCAAAGGCTTCGGTACCCCCCTCTTTAATGTACTCCTGCTGGGGACCGCCAACTCAGCTAGTGCTCAGAGTATTGgtcaagagaagaagaaaaacactaaatatgCAGAGCCCATGGCCTTGGGTTTCTTCTGTGACACTGTTGCCCCTTTTATCTTTGCTTTCTACAACTTTGGGTACATGAAATCCTTTGGTTTAGGAGCCGCTTGGGTCTCAATCATCACAGTTGCCCAGCTATTTTCCAGCTACTATGCCCATCTGCGCCAAGATTGCTACCACACCACAAAGTTTGGCCTCCATGCTACATATTGGCTGATCATGGCTTGGGATGAGTTTTTGGTGTCCACTGTGATTGTGGAGGACAGTAAAGTTGTCTCAGCGAGGGATAGTATGGTGGGAAACTGGTTCTTTGTGGTGGCAGGCCTGGTGCTCTTTGTTGGAAGCCTCAACATGGACGTCCTGGAACTGATCCACAACATGCTCTTTGTCTTGCTCACTGTCTCTACAATCCCCCAAATCCCTCGCCAAGCTTACTACATCTTCTTTGGTGTAGCTTGTTCCCTGTTCACTGCGGCCTCCCTCTATGGTACCTTCTCACGTCTTATCAACACCATAGCAGAGAAGTCTCTCATCCCTGTGGGCCCACAGCCTGTGTCCACTGATCAGCTGAAGAAAGTCCTCAAATGCTGCAGCTCTAAACTAGGAGACCAGGAGGCACTTCCTCAAACTGACAAGGCTTCAGACGCCCTCTTCTACCTTTCGAATGGGGTTGCAGCTCTCTCAGCTATCCATGGAAGTGGATCTAGTACAAATCCTGCCTTCCTGCATCTGACTGTCCCTTGGGTTCTCATCTCTGGAGCTATCATCCAGATTTATATCAGTCGCCTGCAAGTTACAGGAGGTGGCCGGTTTGGATCTGTCATCTCGTCAATCTACGTAGCAGTCTGGGCAACTTGGACCTGGTTTAGGTTTGCTG GTAACTTGCTGCAGCTTTCTACAGGAGCAGCATATGGTTTTACAGCAGGAGTCATCGCTTTCCTCGTTATAAATGCTTTCCTTGTGCTGATTG CCGCCTACAGGAATTTGGTTTTGCTGTTTCTGACAACAATAATGGAGGTTGCCCTGGTCTGTTTCCTGCTGTCCACCATGCGTCGACTGCCATATGAACTAGAAA TTGCCATGCTTGCACTGCTTTCAATAATTTCTGTATATGGAGCTCTGGCATCGCTGGTCAACTGCATCTTCTCACAGAGACTACTGCCCATGGGCCCTGCCTTGTTAAAG GAGAGAGTAATGCAGGACTCTTCTCCAGAGCTGCCCTGTCCCGTGGCAAATTCACGACTCACCAGTGGTCTCCTGAAGATTGCTGGCCTTTTGGAGGAAGGGGGAGTGTGTGGTATTCCCACAGACACAGTGTATGCCCTGGCTGCCTCCTGCAAGAACCCTCAGGCTATAGAGAAAATCTATAACATTAAA GAGAGACCAGCAGAGAAGCCCATCTGTATTTGCATCTCTAGTGTGGAACAGCTGGTAGCAACCAAGCCTCCTTTCAGTCCTTTGCTGTGGGAGTTTATGCGGAACGTGTACCCTGGAGGAATCAGCTGCATCGTCAGCAAAGGCGACTGGCTGTTCAGACTAG GAGTGGGAGCAGCTTATGACCGCGTTGGCACCAAGGACACTATCATGATACGTGTTCCTGATCACACTGTGACTGCCCACCTATGTAACATCACTGGACCCCTTGCCATTACCTCAGCCAATCCCAGTGGAGAACCAGACAGCACCCACCACAGCATGATCATTAA TCGACTTGGACACAAAATCCAAGGAGTTCTGTGTGATGGAGATTCTAATGAACTTGTTGGTTCCACAGTAGTCAACTGCCTGAAAATTGATGAAG GGATTATCACAATTTTAAGGGAAGGCTGTGTCCCTGCAGTGAAGATCCACCAGATCTTTGATAGAGTAAAAAGCAGTATGGTGTGA
- the irg1l gene encoding immunoresponsive gene 1, like produces MISTLQKTIRPMWAVRGLHKSAVEVLKRPAPEDTVTASFGKFISEIKPQHLSSVVLHRSKRMVLDSLGVGLIGSTTDVFELALQHCQLMYAPDDMSSVYGRRGTRLSPILAAFVNGVATHSMDFDDTWHPATHPSGAVLPGLLALSDMMPSNKKPSGLDFLLAFNVGIEIQGRLMRFSNEACNIPKRFHPPSVVGTMGSAAACARLLSLDPSQCSHALAIAASLSGAPMANAATQSKPLHIGNASRLGMEAALLASRGLEASPLALDAVAGVAGFNAFYEDYVPQPLESPSGNGHMFLLEEQDMGFKRFPAHLGMHWVADAAASVHELLVGAGPGIVSPAQIQDILLRIPKSKYINRPLPESEHEARHSFQFNACSALLDGEVTVESFTPSAICRPELLALLSRVRVEHPHDNPANFNHMYGEVQVTLVGGDILTGRCDTFYGHWRNPLTNESLRKKFRNNAGVVLPPEKVERLIDTVEELDRLGNCGPLLSQLQ; encoded by the exons ATGATCTCCACACTGCAG AAAACCATTAGACCAATGTGGGCTGTGAGAGGACTGCATAAGTCTGCGGTGGaag TTCTAAAGCGACCAGCGCCTGAGGACACAGTCACAGCCAGCTTTGGGAAGTTCATTAGTGAAATAAAGCCCCAGCACCTGTCCTCTGTTGTGCTCCACCGTAGCAAAAGAATGGTGCTGGACAGCTTAGGAGTTGGGCTGATTGGCAGCACAACTGATGTGTTTGAACTCGCTCTACAGCACTGCCAG CTCATGTATGCTCCTGATGACATGAGCTCTGTGTACGGACGCAGGGGCACCAGGCTCTCTCCAATTCTGGCAGCCTTTGTCAATGGAGTGGCT ACTCACTCCATGGACTTTGATGACACGTGGCACCCTGCCACCCATCCCTCAGGAGCAGTACTTCCTGGTCTGTTAGCACTTAGTGATATGATGCCCAGTAACAAAAAACCCTCAGGCCTGGACTTCCTGCTGGCTTTCAATGTCGGTATTGAGATCCAGGGTCGGCTGATGAGGTTCTCTAATGAAGCCTGCAACATTCCCAAGAG GTTTCACCCTCCTAGTGTGGTAGGAACCATGGGAAGTGCAGCTGCCTGTGCTCGTCTGTTGTCTTTGGATCCCTCCCAGTGTAGTCATGCCCTGGCCATagctgcttctctctctggAGCCCCAATGGCTAATGCCGCCACTCAGTCTAAACCCCTACACATTGGTAATGCTTCACGTTTGGGAATGGAGGCTGCTCTGCTGGCATCCCGGGGCCTAGAGGCAAGTCCTCTGGCCCTGGATGCTGTTGCAGGAGTGGCTGGCTTCAATGCCTTTTATGAAGATTATGTGCCACAGCCTTTAGAATCACCCAGTGGTAATGGCCATATGTTCCTCCTAGAGGAGCAAGACATGGGCTTCAAGCGCTTCCCTGCCCATCTGGGGATGCACTGGGTGGCAGATGCTGCAGCCTCGGTCCATGAGCTTCTTGTAGGAGCTGGCCCTGGCATAGTCTCCCCAGCTCAAATCCAAGACATCCTGCTCAGAATCCCCAAATCAAAATACATCAACAGGCCTTTGCCTGAATCAGAGCACGAGGCACGCCACTCCTTCCAGTTCAATGCATGCAGTGCTCTCTTAGACGGTGAGGTGACGGTGGAGTCCTTCACACCTTCTGCCATCTGCCGCCCTGAGCTGCTCGCTCTGCTGAGCCGCGTCCGTGTGGAGCATCCCCATGACAACCCAGCTAATTTCAACCACATGTACGGTGAAGTCCAGGTGACACTTGTTGGAGGCGACATTCTGACAGGGCGCTGTGACACCTTCTACGGTCACTGGCGCAACCCACTGACCAACGAGAGCCTGAGAAAGAAGTTCAGAAACAACGCAGGAGTGGTGCTTCCCCCTGAGAAAGTTGAGAGGCTGATTGATACGGTGGAGGAGCTGGACAGACTTGGAAACTGTGGGCCCCTTCTCTCCCAGCTTCAGTGA
- the si:ch211-153b23.5 gene encoding glutamine amidotransferase-like class 1 domain-containing protein 3, mitochondrial translates to MTKRVAVILSGCGVYDGTEVHEASAVLVHLSRAGAKVQMFAPDTDQMHVVNHCEGKPTEEKRNVLQESARIARGDVTDLAKLEVTEFDAAIIPGGFGVAKNLSDWAVKNKDCTVQPDLEKIIKAFHKAGKPLGMCCISPVLAAKILPGCELTVGQDKECEKWPYAQTAGVMKEMGCKHVNKNVEEAHVDVKNKLVTTSAFMCSAPIHKVYDGIGVMVKETLKLA, encoded by the exons ATGACGAAGCGTGTTGCAGTTATTCTGTCCGGCTGTGGAGTCTACGATGGCACAGAGGTCCATGAGGCCTCCGCTGTCCTTGTCCACCTGAGTCGTGCTGGAgcaaaa GTGCAGATGTTTGCTCCGGACACAGACCAGATGCATGTAGTAAATCACTGTGAGGGGAAACCtacagaggagaaaagaaacGTACTGCAGGAAAGTGCTCGCATCGCCAGGGGCGACGTAACTGATCTGGCCAAGTTAGAGGTTACAGAATTTGATGCTGCCATCATTCCTG GTGGTTTTGGTGTGGCTAAGAACCTGAGTGACTGGGCAGTGAAGAACAAGGACTGCACTGTCCAGCCCGATCTAGAAAAGATCATCAAAGCCTTCCACAAAGCTGGAAAGCCGCTGGGCATGTGCTGCATCTCCCCCGTCCTCGCTGCCAAAATCCTCCCTGGCTGTGAGCTCACTGTGGGACAGGACAAAGAGTGTGAAAA GTGGCCGTATGCTCAGACAGCAGGTGTGATGAAGGAGATGGGCTGCAAACACGTCAACAAGAATGTGGAAGAAGCTCACGTTGATGTCAAAAATAAGCTGGTCACCACTTCTGCCTTCATGTGCAGTGCACCCATTCATAAGGTTTATGATGGAATAGGTGTCATGGttaaagaaacactgaaactgGCTTAa